The following are encoded in a window of Phaseolus vulgaris cultivar G19833 chromosome 3, P. vulgaris v2.0, whole genome shotgun sequence genomic DNA:
- the LOC137807094 gene encoding uncharacterized protein isoform X1 gives MDVEDWDLSAEDLDSLERDAFQKIAQLRNPPPQSSPHQHYNSATTTTNHFPPKPLPNLRTQTVGASSQGARALPTSLKSRTNNALCVADEHSKKGLIKFSVKFFLHSSGNIAAKFQYDQVVVATFRKIPNSSWNAKERLWVFPLSSLSEAEKFLGEVSGYNIQVENLDPLVQRAIAAASAVPDLQDRYYKIPSYIESKLLPFQREGVRFILQHGGRVLLADEMGLGKTLQAIAVASCIQESWPVLIIAPSSLRLQWASMIQQWLNIPSSDILIVLPQSGGSNRGGFNIISSSAKNSIRLDGLFNIISYDLVPKLQNMLMKCDFKVVIADESHFLKNAQAKRTTASLPVIKKAQYALLLSGTPALSRPIELFKQLEALYPDVYKNVHDYGNRYCKGGFFGLYQGASNHEELHNLMKATVLIRRLKNDVLTELPVKRRQQVFLDLADKDMKEINALFRELEMVKTKIKAAKSQEEAESLKFTQKNIINKIYTDSAEAKIPSVLDYVGTVIEAGCKFLIFAHHQPMIDSIHDFLRKKKVGCIRIDGGTPAASRQQLVTEFQEKESIKAAVLSIKAGGVGLTLTAASTVIFAELSWTPGDLIQAEDRAHRIGQVSSVNIYYLLANDTVDDIIWDVVQSKLENLGQMLDGHEKALEVSASLPENSPSKQKTLDQFIRRPENMDSPSKQKTLDEFVRRCDNMDRLEHDANPKRSRN, from the exons ATGGATGTGGAGGACTGGGATTTGAGTGCAGAGGACCTCGATTCCCTTGAAAGAGACGCTTTCCAGAAGATTGCTCAACTACGCAACCCTCCTCCTCAATCTTCTCCGCACCAACATTACAATTCTGCAACTACAACAACGAATCATTTCCCACCAAAACCCCTTCCCAATTTGCGTACCCAAACT GTTGGTGCTTCGTCTCAAGGAGCAAGAGCATTGCCCACGTCATTGAAATCAAGGACAAACAACG CTTTGTGTGTTGCAGACGAACATTCCAAGAAAGGACTGATAAAGTTTTCTGTCAAATTTTTTCTTCATTCCAGTGGAAATATTGCAGCAAAGTTTCAATATGACCAG GTAGTAGTAGCTACTTTTCGAAAAATCCCTAATTCTTCTTGGAATGCAAAAGAACG GTTATGGGTATTCCCACTATCTTCTTTGTCAGAAGCAGAGAAGTTTCTTGGAGAAGTATCAGGTTATAATATTCAG GTTGAAAACTTGGATCCCTTAGTGCAACGTGCCATTGCTGCAGCTTCTGCAGTTCCAGATCTTCAAG ATCGATACTACAAGATCCCTAGTTATATTGAATCAAAGCTACTGCCATTTCAGCGAGAAGGTGTTAG GTTTATATTGCAGCATGGGGGACGTGTTCTCTTAGCAGATGAAATGGGACTAGGCAAAACATTGCAA GCCATTGCTGTAGCTTCATGCATTCAGGAGTCGTGGCCTGTTCTCATAATTGCACCATCTTCATTACGCTTGCAATGGGCTTCT ATGATTCAACAATGGTTGAATATTCCTTCATCAGATATACTT ATTGTCTTACCTCAAAGTGGTGGATCAAATAGAGGAGGTTTCAATATCATATCTTCAAGTGCCAAAAACAGCATTCGTCTGGATGGACTATTCAACATCATCTCATATGATTTAGTGCCAAAGCTACAGAATATGCTTATGAAATGTGACTTTAAG GTTGTGATTGCTGATGAATCACATTTTCTGAAAAATGCTCAGGCAAAGAGGACAACTGCTTCTCTTCCTGTCATAAAG AAAGCTCAATATGCATTATTGCTTAGTGGAACACCCGCTTTATCCCGACCAATTGAACTATTCAAGCag CTGGAAGCTCTGTATCCTGATGTATATAAGAATGTTCATGACTATGGTAACCGGTATTGCAAGGGT GGATTTTTTGGACTTTATCAAGGTGCAAGTAACCATGAAGAGTTACACAACTTGATGAAGGCAACGGTGCTGATTCGCAGGCTTAAAAATGATGTTCTTACTGAACTTCCTGTAAAGCGCAGACAACAA GTCTTCCTAGACTTGGCTGACAAGGACATGAAGGAAATTAATGCTTTATTTCGAGAG TTGGAGATGGTAAAAACCAAAATTAAGGCTGCTAAATCACAAGAGGAGGCAGAATCACTCAAGTTTACTCAAAAGAATATAATTAACAAG ATATATACTGATTCTGCAGAAGCCAAGATTCCATCTGTTCTTGATTATGTTGGAACTGTCATTGAG GCAGGTTGCAAGTTTCTTATATTTGCACACCATCAGCCAATGATTGATTCGATACATGACTTCCTTCGT AAGAAAAAAGTGGGTTGCATCCGGATTGATGGAGGTACGCCTGCTGCTTCCAGGCAACAATTGGTCACTGAGTTTCAGGAAAAAGAGTCTATAAAAGCAGCAGTG CTATCTATTAAAGCTGGAGGCGTTGGGTTAACTTTAACTGCTGCCAGTACAGTAATCTTTGCAGAATTGTCTTGGACTCCGGGTGACCTAATTCAGGCTGAAGACCGTGCTCATAGAATTGGCCAG GTGTCTTCAGTAAATATATACTACTTGCTTGCAAATGACACGGTTGATGACATCATATG GGACGTAGTACAAAGCAAACTGGAAAATTTGGGGCAG ATGTTAGACGGTCATGAAAAGGCCTTAGAGGTCTCAGCTAGTCTGCCAGAGAATAGCCCTTCAAAGCAAAAAACTCTGGACCAGTTTATTAGAAGACCTGAAAACATGGATAGCCCTTCAAAGCAGAAAACACTGGACGAGTTTGTTAGAAGATGTGATAACATGGATAGGTTGGAACATGACGCCAACCCCAAACGTTCCCGAAACTGA
- the LOC137807094 gene encoding uncharacterized protein isoform X3, with amino-acid sequence MDVEDWDLSAEDLDSLERDAFQKIAQLRNPPPQSSPHQHYNSATTTTNHFPPKPLPNLRTQTVGASSQGARALPTSLKSRTNNDEHSKKGLIKFSVKFFLHSSGNIAAKFQYDQVVVATFRKIPNSSWNAKERLWVFPLSSLSEAEKFLGEVSGYNIQVENLDPLVQRAIAAASAVPDLQDRYYKIPSYIESKLLPFQREGVRFILQHGGRVLLADEMGLGKTLQAIAVASCIQESWPVLIIAPSSLRLQWASMIQQWLNIPSSDILIVLPQSGGSNRGGFNIISSSAKNSIRLDGLFNIISYDLVPKLQNMLMKCDFKVVIADESHFLKNAQAKRTTASLPVIKKAQYALLLSGTPALSRPIELFKQLEALYPDVYKNVHDYGNRYCKGGFFGLYQGASNHEELHNLMKATVLIRRLKNDVLTELPVKRRQQVFLDLADKDMKEINALFRELEMVKTKIKAAKSQEEAESLKFTQKNIINKIYTDSAEAKIPSVLDYVGTVIEAGCKFLIFAHHQPMIDSIHDFLRKKKVGCIRIDGGTPAASRQQLVTEFQEKESIKAAVLSIKAGGVGLTLTAASTVIFAELSWTPGDLIQAEDRAHRIGQVSSVNIYYLLANDTVDDIIWDVVQSKLENLGQMLDGHEKALEVSASLPENSPSKQKTLDQFIRRPENMDSPSKQKTLDEFVRRCDNMDRLEHDANPKRSRN; translated from the exons ATGGATGTGGAGGACTGGGATTTGAGTGCAGAGGACCTCGATTCCCTTGAAAGAGACGCTTTCCAGAAGATTGCTCAACTACGCAACCCTCCTCCTCAATCTTCTCCGCACCAACATTACAATTCTGCAACTACAACAACGAATCATTTCCCACCAAAACCCCTTCCCAATTTGCGTACCCAAACT GTTGGTGCTTCGTCTCAAGGAGCAAGAGCATTGCCCACGTCATTGAAATCAAGGACAAACAACG ACGAACATTCCAAGAAAGGACTGATAAAGTTTTCTGTCAAATTTTTTCTTCATTCCAGTGGAAATATTGCAGCAAAGTTTCAATATGACCAG GTAGTAGTAGCTACTTTTCGAAAAATCCCTAATTCTTCTTGGAATGCAAAAGAACG GTTATGGGTATTCCCACTATCTTCTTTGTCAGAAGCAGAGAAGTTTCTTGGAGAAGTATCAGGTTATAATATTCAG GTTGAAAACTTGGATCCCTTAGTGCAACGTGCCATTGCTGCAGCTTCTGCAGTTCCAGATCTTCAAG ATCGATACTACAAGATCCCTAGTTATATTGAATCAAAGCTACTGCCATTTCAGCGAGAAGGTGTTAG GTTTATATTGCAGCATGGGGGACGTGTTCTCTTAGCAGATGAAATGGGACTAGGCAAAACATTGCAA GCCATTGCTGTAGCTTCATGCATTCAGGAGTCGTGGCCTGTTCTCATAATTGCACCATCTTCATTACGCTTGCAATGGGCTTCT ATGATTCAACAATGGTTGAATATTCCTTCATCAGATATACTT ATTGTCTTACCTCAAAGTGGTGGATCAAATAGAGGAGGTTTCAATATCATATCTTCAAGTGCCAAAAACAGCATTCGTCTGGATGGACTATTCAACATCATCTCATATGATTTAGTGCCAAAGCTACAGAATATGCTTATGAAATGTGACTTTAAG GTTGTGATTGCTGATGAATCACATTTTCTGAAAAATGCTCAGGCAAAGAGGACAACTGCTTCTCTTCCTGTCATAAAG AAAGCTCAATATGCATTATTGCTTAGTGGAACACCCGCTTTATCCCGACCAATTGAACTATTCAAGCag CTGGAAGCTCTGTATCCTGATGTATATAAGAATGTTCATGACTATGGTAACCGGTATTGCAAGGGT GGATTTTTTGGACTTTATCAAGGTGCAAGTAACCATGAAGAGTTACACAACTTGATGAAGGCAACGGTGCTGATTCGCAGGCTTAAAAATGATGTTCTTACTGAACTTCCTGTAAAGCGCAGACAACAA GTCTTCCTAGACTTGGCTGACAAGGACATGAAGGAAATTAATGCTTTATTTCGAGAG TTGGAGATGGTAAAAACCAAAATTAAGGCTGCTAAATCACAAGAGGAGGCAGAATCACTCAAGTTTACTCAAAAGAATATAATTAACAAG ATATATACTGATTCTGCAGAAGCCAAGATTCCATCTGTTCTTGATTATGTTGGAACTGTCATTGAG GCAGGTTGCAAGTTTCTTATATTTGCACACCATCAGCCAATGATTGATTCGATACATGACTTCCTTCGT AAGAAAAAAGTGGGTTGCATCCGGATTGATGGAGGTACGCCTGCTGCTTCCAGGCAACAATTGGTCACTGAGTTTCAGGAAAAAGAGTCTATAAAAGCAGCAGTG CTATCTATTAAAGCTGGAGGCGTTGGGTTAACTTTAACTGCTGCCAGTACAGTAATCTTTGCAGAATTGTCTTGGACTCCGGGTGACCTAATTCAGGCTGAAGACCGTGCTCATAGAATTGGCCAG GTGTCTTCAGTAAATATATACTACTTGCTTGCAAATGACACGGTTGATGACATCATATG GGACGTAGTACAAAGCAAACTGGAAAATTTGGGGCAG ATGTTAGACGGTCATGAAAAGGCCTTAGAGGTCTCAGCTAGTCTGCCAGAGAATAGCCCTTCAAAGCAAAAAACTCTGGACCAGTTTATTAGAAGACCTGAAAACATGGATAGCCCTTCAAAGCAGAAAACACTGGACGAGTTTGTTAGAAGATGTGATAACATGGATAGGTTGGAACATGACGCCAACCCCAAACGTTCCCGAAACTGA
- the LOC137807096 gene encoding uncharacterized protein: MNSRQPSLSNCDICGATQTLSLNIHNIRHRAHTRHYCTNCVLKQHPGLFCPLCFDLHEDSLLAPHHRLMCVRCPSVAHRSCVFPSNTAVDSTPPFFCPICLDANFNFFSPPDRKTGAVDVQSAKVLVAAARIAALSMSKAAAAARFDAERRAREAAVARKRAKEALEHLAEILAREQDEELNGDVSAGGRRRGA; encoded by the coding sequence ATGAACTCCCGGCAACCCTCTCTGTCGAACTGCGACATCTGCGGCGCCACACAAACCCTGTCTCTCAACATCCACAACATCCGCCACCGCGCTCACACCCGCCACTACTGCACCAACTGTGTTCTCAAGCAGCACCCTGGCCTCTTCTGCCCGCTCTGCTTCGACCTTCACGAAGATTCTCTCCTCGCTCCGCACCACCGCCTCATGTGCGTCCGCTGCCCCTCCGTCGCCCACCGATCCTGTGTCTTCCCCTCCAATACCGCTGTTGACTCCACGCCACCTTTCTTCTGCCCTATATGTCTCGACGCCAACTTCAACTTCTTCAGCCCTCCGGACCGCAAGACTGGAGCAGTAGATGTCCAGTCCGCCAAGGTCCTCGTCGCCGCTGCGCGGATCGCGGCCCTCTCCATGAGCAAGGCTGCAGCTGCGGCGCGCTTCGACGCGGAGCGCCGCGCCAGAGAGGCAGCTGTGGCCAGGAAGAGGGCCAAGGAGGCGCTGGAGCATCTGGCGGAGATCCTCGCCCGGGAGCAGGACGAAGAGCTGAACGGGGATGTTTCCGCTGGCGGTCGGCGGCGCGGCGCGTAA
- the LOC137805865 gene encoding glutathione S-transferase U25-like has translation MGDEVVLLDFNLSMFCVRVKIALTEKGVEFENKVEDLVNTKSALLLQMNPVHKKVPVLIHNGKPISESLIIVEYIDEIWRDRAPLLPTDPYQRAQARFWANFVDNKVHEVAKRIWTGKIGEHEAEKKELVENLKQLEEALGDMPYFGGDTFGFVDIALIPFYKWFSSYEKIGNFKLDCPKLTAWANRCLVKESVSKFVSDEKDVYEFILSHRKRIGVD, from the exons ATGGGAGATGAGGTTGTGTTGTTGGATTTCAATCTGAGTATGTTCTGTGTAAGAGTGAAGATTGCATTGACAGAGAAAGGGGTTGAGTTTGAGAACAAGGTAGAGGATTTGGTGAACACAAAAAGTGCTCTGCTTCTGCAAATGAACCCTGTTCATAAGAAAGTTCCTGTTCTTATCCACAATGGCAAGCCAATCTCTGAATCTCTCATAATTGTTGAGTACATTGATGAGATTTGGAGGGATAGAGCTCCACTTTTGCCCACTGATCCCTACCAGAGAGCTCAAGCCAGGTTCTGGGCTAATTTTGTTGATAATAAG GTGCATGAAGTTGCAAAGAGGATATGGACTGGGAAGATAGGAGAACATGAGGCAGAGAAGAAGGAGTTAGTAGAGAATTTGAAGCAATTGGAGGAGGCTCTTGGGGACATGCCATATTTTGGAGGTGACACATTTGGGTTTGTTGATATTGCTTTGATTCCCTTTTACAAATGGTTCTCTTCTTATGAGAAAATTGGCAACTTCAAGCTGGACTGCCCAAAACTCACTGCTTGGGCAAACAGATGTTTGGTGAAAGAAAGTGTTTCCAAATTTGTTTCTGATGAAAAGGATGTCTATGAGTTTATTCTGAGCCATAGGAAAAGAATTGGGGTAGATTGA
- the LOC137807094 gene encoding uncharacterized protein isoform X2, translating to MDVEDWDLSAEDLDSLERDAFQKIAQLRNPPPQSSPHQHYNSATTTTNHFPPKPLPNLRTQTVGASSQGARALPTSLKSRTNNALCVADEHSKKGLIKFSVKFFLHSSGNIAAKFQYDQVVVATFRKIPNSSWNAKERLWVFPLSSLSEAEKFLGEVSGYNIQVENLDPLVQRAIAAASAVPDLQDRYYKIPSYIESKLLPFQREGVRFILQHGGRVLLADEMGLGKTLQAIAVASCIQESWPVLIIAPSSLRLQWASMIQQWLNIPSSDILIVLPQSGGSNRGGFNIISSSAKNSIRLDGLFNIISYDLVPKLQNMLMKCDFKVVIADESHFLKNAQAKRTTASLPVIKKAQYALLLSGTPALSRPIELFKQLEALYPDVYKNVHDYGNRYCKGGFFGLYQGASNHEELHNLMKATVLIRRLKNDVLTELPVKRRQQVFLDLADKDMKEINALFRELEMVKTKIKAAKSQEEAESLKFTQKNIINKIYTDSAEAKIPSVLDYVGTVIEAGCKFLIFAHHQPMIDSIHDFLRKKVGCIRIDGGTPAASRQQLVTEFQEKESIKAAVLSIKAGGVGLTLTAASTVIFAELSWTPGDLIQAEDRAHRIGQVSSVNIYYLLANDTVDDIIWDVVQSKLENLGQMLDGHEKALEVSASLPENSPSKQKTLDQFIRRPENMDSPSKQKTLDEFVRRCDNMDRLEHDANPKRSRN from the exons ATGGATGTGGAGGACTGGGATTTGAGTGCAGAGGACCTCGATTCCCTTGAAAGAGACGCTTTCCAGAAGATTGCTCAACTACGCAACCCTCCTCCTCAATCTTCTCCGCACCAACATTACAATTCTGCAACTACAACAACGAATCATTTCCCACCAAAACCCCTTCCCAATTTGCGTACCCAAACT GTTGGTGCTTCGTCTCAAGGAGCAAGAGCATTGCCCACGTCATTGAAATCAAGGACAAACAACG CTTTGTGTGTTGCAGACGAACATTCCAAGAAAGGACTGATAAAGTTTTCTGTCAAATTTTTTCTTCATTCCAGTGGAAATATTGCAGCAAAGTTTCAATATGACCAG GTAGTAGTAGCTACTTTTCGAAAAATCCCTAATTCTTCTTGGAATGCAAAAGAACG GTTATGGGTATTCCCACTATCTTCTTTGTCAGAAGCAGAGAAGTTTCTTGGAGAAGTATCAGGTTATAATATTCAG GTTGAAAACTTGGATCCCTTAGTGCAACGTGCCATTGCTGCAGCTTCTGCAGTTCCAGATCTTCAAG ATCGATACTACAAGATCCCTAGTTATATTGAATCAAAGCTACTGCCATTTCAGCGAGAAGGTGTTAG GTTTATATTGCAGCATGGGGGACGTGTTCTCTTAGCAGATGAAATGGGACTAGGCAAAACATTGCAA GCCATTGCTGTAGCTTCATGCATTCAGGAGTCGTGGCCTGTTCTCATAATTGCACCATCTTCATTACGCTTGCAATGGGCTTCT ATGATTCAACAATGGTTGAATATTCCTTCATCAGATATACTT ATTGTCTTACCTCAAAGTGGTGGATCAAATAGAGGAGGTTTCAATATCATATCTTCAAGTGCCAAAAACAGCATTCGTCTGGATGGACTATTCAACATCATCTCATATGATTTAGTGCCAAAGCTACAGAATATGCTTATGAAATGTGACTTTAAG GTTGTGATTGCTGATGAATCACATTTTCTGAAAAATGCTCAGGCAAAGAGGACAACTGCTTCTCTTCCTGTCATAAAG AAAGCTCAATATGCATTATTGCTTAGTGGAACACCCGCTTTATCCCGACCAATTGAACTATTCAAGCag CTGGAAGCTCTGTATCCTGATGTATATAAGAATGTTCATGACTATGGTAACCGGTATTGCAAGGGT GGATTTTTTGGACTTTATCAAGGTGCAAGTAACCATGAAGAGTTACACAACTTGATGAAGGCAACGGTGCTGATTCGCAGGCTTAAAAATGATGTTCTTACTGAACTTCCTGTAAAGCGCAGACAACAA GTCTTCCTAGACTTGGCTGACAAGGACATGAAGGAAATTAATGCTTTATTTCGAGAG TTGGAGATGGTAAAAACCAAAATTAAGGCTGCTAAATCACAAGAGGAGGCAGAATCACTCAAGTTTACTCAAAAGAATATAATTAACAAG ATATATACTGATTCTGCAGAAGCCAAGATTCCATCTGTTCTTGATTATGTTGGAACTGTCATTGAG GCAGGTTGCAAGTTTCTTATATTTGCACACCATCAGCCAATGATTGATTCGATACATGACTTCCTTCGT AAAAAAGTGGGTTGCATCCGGATTGATGGAGGTACGCCTGCTGCTTCCAGGCAACAATTGGTCACTGAGTTTCAGGAAAAAGAGTCTATAAAAGCAGCAGTG CTATCTATTAAAGCTGGAGGCGTTGGGTTAACTTTAACTGCTGCCAGTACAGTAATCTTTGCAGAATTGTCTTGGACTCCGGGTGACCTAATTCAGGCTGAAGACCGTGCTCATAGAATTGGCCAG GTGTCTTCAGTAAATATATACTACTTGCTTGCAAATGACACGGTTGATGACATCATATG GGACGTAGTACAAAGCAAACTGGAAAATTTGGGGCAG ATGTTAGACGGTCATGAAAAGGCCTTAGAGGTCTCAGCTAGTCTGCCAGAGAATAGCCCTTCAAAGCAAAAAACTCTGGACCAGTTTATTAGAAGACCTGAAAACATGGATAGCCCTTCAAAGCAGAAAACACTGGACGAGTTTGTTAGAAGATGTGATAACATGGATAGGTTGGAACATGACGCCAACCCCAAACGTTCCCGAAACTGA
- the LOC137807094 gene encoding uncharacterized protein isoform X4 has product MDVEDWDLSAEDLDSLERDAFQKIAQLRNPPPQSSPHQHYNSATTTTNHFPPKPLPNLRTQTVGASSQGARALPTSLKSRTNNDEHSKKGLIKFSVKFFLHSSGNIAAKFQYDQVVVATFRKIPNSSWNAKERLWVFPLSSLSEAEKFLGEVSGYNIQVENLDPLVQRAIAAASAVPDLQDRYYKIPSYIESKLLPFQREGVRFILQHGGRVLLADEMGLGKTLQAIAVASCIQESWPVLIIAPSSLRLQWASMIQQWLNIPSSDILIVLPQSGGSNRGGFNIISSSAKNSIRLDGLFNIISYDLVPKLQNMLMKCDFKVVIADESHFLKNAQAKRTTASLPVIKKAQYALLLSGTPALSRPIELFKQLEALYPDVYKNVHDYGNRYCKGGFFGLYQGASNHEELHNLMKATVLIRRLKNDVLTELPVKRRQQVFLDLADKDMKEINALFRELEMVKTKIKAAKSQEEAESLKFTQKNIINKIYTDSAEAKIPSVLDYVGTVIEAGCKFLIFAHHQPMIDSIHDFLRKKVGCIRIDGGTPAASRQQLVTEFQEKESIKAAVLSIKAGGVGLTLTAASTVIFAELSWTPGDLIQAEDRAHRIGQVSSVNIYYLLANDTVDDIIWDVVQSKLENLGQMLDGHEKALEVSASLPENSPSKQKTLDQFIRRPENMDSPSKQKTLDEFVRRCDNMDRLEHDANPKRSRN; this is encoded by the exons ATGGATGTGGAGGACTGGGATTTGAGTGCAGAGGACCTCGATTCCCTTGAAAGAGACGCTTTCCAGAAGATTGCTCAACTACGCAACCCTCCTCCTCAATCTTCTCCGCACCAACATTACAATTCTGCAACTACAACAACGAATCATTTCCCACCAAAACCCCTTCCCAATTTGCGTACCCAAACT GTTGGTGCTTCGTCTCAAGGAGCAAGAGCATTGCCCACGTCATTGAAATCAAGGACAAACAACG ACGAACATTCCAAGAAAGGACTGATAAAGTTTTCTGTCAAATTTTTTCTTCATTCCAGTGGAAATATTGCAGCAAAGTTTCAATATGACCAG GTAGTAGTAGCTACTTTTCGAAAAATCCCTAATTCTTCTTGGAATGCAAAAGAACG GTTATGGGTATTCCCACTATCTTCTTTGTCAGAAGCAGAGAAGTTTCTTGGAGAAGTATCAGGTTATAATATTCAG GTTGAAAACTTGGATCCCTTAGTGCAACGTGCCATTGCTGCAGCTTCTGCAGTTCCAGATCTTCAAG ATCGATACTACAAGATCCCTAGTTATATTGAATCAAAGCTACTGCCATTTCAGCGAGAAGGTGTTAG GTTTATATTGCAGCATGGGGGACGTGTTCTCTTAGCAGATGAAATGGGACTAGGCAAAACATTGCAA GCCATTGCTGTAGCTTCATGCATTCAGGAGTCGTGGCCTGTTCTCATAATTGCACCATCTTCATTACGCTTGCAATGGGCTTCT ATGATTCAACAATGGTTGAATATTCCTTCATCAGATATACTT ATTGTCTTACCTCAAAGTGGTGGATCAAATAGAGGAGGTTTCAATATCATATCTTCAAGTGCCAAAAACAGCATTCGTCTGGATGGACTATTCAACATCATCTCATATGATTTAGTGCCAAAGCTACAGAATATGCTTATGAAATGTGACTTTAAG GTTGTGATTGCTGATGAATCACATTTTCTGAAAAATGCTCAGGCAAAGAGGACAACTGCTTCTCTTCCTGTCATAAAG AAAGCTCAATATGCATTATTGCTTAGTGGAACACCCGCTTTATCCCGACCAATTGAACTATTCAAGCag CTGGAAGCTCTGTATCCTGATGTATATAAGAATGTTCATGACTATGGTAACCGGTATTGCAAGGGT GGATTTTTTGGACTTTATCAAGGTGCAAGTAACCATGAAGAGTTACACAACTTGATGAAGGCAACGGTGCTGATTCGCAGGCTTAAAAATGATGTTCTTACTGAACTTCCTGTAAAGCGCAGACAACAA GTCTTCCTAGACTTGGCTGACAAGGACATGAAGGAAATTAATGCTTTATTTCGAGAG TTGGAGATGGTAAAAACCAAAATTAAGGCTGCTAAATCACAAGAGGAGGCAGAATCACTCAAGTTTACTCAAAAGAATATAATTAACAAG ATATATACTGATTCTGCAGAAGCCAAGATTCCATCTGTTCTTGATTATGTTGGAACTGTCATTGAG GCAGGTTGCAAGTTTCTTATATTTGCACACCATCAGCCAATGATTGATTCGATACATGACTTCCTTCGT AAAAAAGTGGGTTGCATCCGGATTGATGGAGGTACGCCTGCTGCTTCCAGGCAACAATTGGTCACTGAGTTTCAGGAAAAAGAGTCTATAAAAGCAGCAGTG CTATCTATTAAAGCTGGAGGCGTTGGGTTAACTTTAACTGCTGCCAGTACAGTAATCTTTGCAGAATTGTCTTGGACTCCGGGTGACCTAATTCAGGCTGAAGACCGTGCTCATAGAATTGGCCAG GTGTCTTCAGTAAATATATACTACTTGCTTGCAAATGACACGGTTGATGACATCATATG GGACGTAGTACAAAGCAAACTGGAAAATTTGGGGCAG ATGTTAGACGGTCATGAAAAGGCCTTAGAGGTCTCAGCTAGTCTGCCAGAGAATAGCCCTTCAAAGCAAAAAACTCTGGACCAGTTTATTAGAAGACCTGAAAACATGGATAGCCCTTCAAAGCAGAAAACACTGGACGAGTTTGTTAGAAGATGTGATAACATGGATAGGTTGGAACATGACGCCAACCCCAAACGTTCCCGAAACTGA